In Bacteroidota bacterium, one genomic interval encodes:
- a CDS encoding T9SS type A sorting domain-containing protein has product MKSKLPVHKFYFLGICLMLALPNRVDAALYTELFSTTPFTGLRPWASNELSGDDIAAGNNWYWVNTGFYPVCPPFSAGGMIRYNARSGVSAPGGAVDSSSAYLVTPAIDLSGRTGPTDSVRFRLYCSNYAGSLSDSVVVYINNTKNILGATRIGSRNLNAGTAGWVYNAFQIPYVVPFDTTSSLFVFFVSYTLNSYTNIFMDNVSIDEYPTPAALVSASIFSQNTFKVSVSSTNQDIIGVRLYQRGSIGNLYLDSIFFNSIGCTNFSQDVLQAKVFYTGGDSNFTSTTQFGVAWTNTLLNQMKFFGSGACNTVTSLKMQPGYNYLWLAYDIRNTAVLGNLVDAEFEGVKTNCSSAMQGTPGNMLGNREIGVNYFIPVYTYGTNLGVPGNPYARRNFVGRVNIAGLNSTLDNAFHDPVSNPPFGYPNTSTTQFAPHGNSYTLFKPQNLGNRKRRTCDLLRGNSYQVKIAPGPWIGPNNTGLFLELNNMGVWIDYNADGDFTDVYGTISEEINVQYQLFQGDTSLGGVLPAGVGWFNWSFTVPDTGIAPNGCPTCAKTKPGYVRLRVRNKCSSGTQILTAINNVFHGECEDYDIRILADDCPDTSLQICKWLGASLVDPTNWHIAENWCPRIPTIVDQAWVITNPFGFYPIIHTDSLAVCKVLKIYTNASVTCNAPDKFNAQSLGSLTVASDVYLGTYTNDNGKIIVKSSYQDTVKIPNVTSASYTFANGLNTIFPGNKTDARYQLHLTALQLSTLYGMKNGDYINQIIIPVRKNSIAPYSNFKIRYYTIPAGSYAFPITYTAGTEFLVNTAATTLPLGLTAVANGPFNFFQSAAYSTTGNNVTWTDHVFPNQFAPFIWDGISDIILDISFNNLGNVYPSGSSIAQPDYVPLFYSGLGTKRVGIITALGVAGTPNGNVFAGIVAGNNVFLETNVALGTVLAYTVLGVTSDYQPAIKFLISNRYSRFPITVGGTWYNYNPVAGPPAFTQGLSTVTFTQHPNGIQNIDSIAGTQATRFDQLVIDDTSGVRLAVWTITPGLTAGIVDSLLYLRRGRFDLNAYTIDIDNKLTTAIRDTNDIGLSRGYILSENTLNRSRVKWKTGTTPVLSAQKYKIPFGTLTGLRIPLTVQIDSGYIGDLTVSTYGTNIANLPYPSTPDVVGNMCVINASNDALNAADRFWQLDVSSVNTSRQSLEFMYQPSELTNGLTPALEARRYNKLAAGLCGTGAWQSASASGSPQTYTASVNCFGCTNAVNAVQVQNVYTFSPWIVFKGPDPLGVQLLSFDARLINNQKVKIDWIATDDKDVSHYDVLKARPGKEYEVLTTQAPYRKWMNEYTAWDYHPEAGLQYYKLKVNKMSGESQYSKIVPIELSGGLFSINYAMYSLVDNQLHVEFAYSNLEPIAIKIINEMGQLIYRQDGISTDSGVNLISVNALLSNGIYIVTISNNTEQRTSKFVVTR; this is encoded by the coding sequence ATGAAATCAAAATTACCTGTACACAAATTTTATTTTTTGGGTATTTGCTTAATGTTGGCGCTTCCTAACCGAGTTGATGCCGCATTGTATACTGAACTATTTAGCACAACCCCTTTTACCGGCCTACGGCCATGGGCTAGCAATGAGTTGAGTGGCGATGATATTGCAGCTGGAAATAACTGGTATTGGGTAAATACCGGGTTCTACCCTGTATGCCCTCCATTTAGTGCAGGTGGCATGATTCGCTATAATGCTCGCTCGGGAGTATCAGCACCCGGTGGCGCGGTTGATTCTTCTTCTGCTTATCTGGTTACCCCTGCTATTGACTTATCGGGCAGAACCGGTCCTACCGACAGCGTGCGTTTCCGTTTATACTGTAGTAATTACGCAGGTAGTTTAAGCGATAGTGTTGTAGTTTATATTAACAACACTAAAAACATATTAGGAGCTACACGCATTGGTAGTCGCAATCTTAATGCAGGCACTGCAGGATGGGTGTACAATGCTTTTCAAATACCATACGTAGTGCCATTTGACACCACCTCTTCTCTGTTTGTGTTTTTCGTGAGTTATACGCTCAATTCTTACACCAATATATTTATGGATAATGTAAGCATAGATGAGTACCCAACTCCTGCAGCTCTTGTATCCGCTTCTATTTTTTCTCAAAATACTTTTAAGGTAAGTGTATCTTCTACCAATCAAGATATAATTGGTGTTCGATTATACCAGCGCGGATCTATTGGTAATTTATATCTTGATTCGATATTCTTTAATTCTATTGGTTGTACTAATTTTAGTCAGGATGTATTGCAGGCAAAAGTTTTTTACACAGGAGGCGATTCAAATTTTACAAGTACCACACAATTTGGAGTAGCTTGGACAAATACACTACTTAATCAAATGAAGTTTTTTGGCAGTGGTGCTTGCAATACGGTTACTAGTTTAAAAATGCAACCCGGATATAATTATTTGTGGCTTGCCTATGATATTAGAAATACTGCCGTGCTTGGAAATTTAGTAGATGCTGAGTTTGAGGGCGTAAAAACAAATTGCAGCAGTGCTATGCAAGGGACACCCGGCAATATGCTTGGCAATCGTGAAATTGGAGTAAACTACTTCATTCCAGTATATACCTATGGCACAAATCTTGGCGTGCCCGGAAATCCTTATGCACGCAGAAATTTTGTTGGACGTGTAAACATTGCTGGTTTAAACTCAACATTAGACAACGCCTTTCACGATCCGGTATCAAACCCTCCATTTGGATATCCAAACACTTCAACCACACAATTTGCACCGCACGGCAATTCGTATACCTTGTTTAAGCCTCAAAATTTAGGCAATCGTAAAAGAAGGACTTGCGATTTATTGCGAGGCAATTCCTATCAGGTAAAAATTGCACCCGGCCCGTGGATTGGGCCTAATAACACGGGGCTTTTTTTAGAACTTAATAACATGGGAGTATGGATAGACTATAATGCGGACGGAGATTTCACAGATGTTTACGGAACAATTTCAGAAGAAATAAATGTTCAATATCAGCTTTTTCAAGGTGATACTTCGTTGGGCGGTGTATTGCCTGCAGGTGTTGGTTGGTTTAACTGGTCGTTCACGGTTCCTGATACCGGCATTGCTCCCAACGGTTGTCCTACTTGTGCCAAAACCAAGCCCGGGTATGTTCGTTTGAGGGTGCGTAATAAATGCTCAAGCGGGACTCAGATTCTTACAGCAATTAACAACGTGTTTCATGGTGAATGCGAGGATTATGATATTAGAATATTAGCAGATGATTGCCCTGACACATCCTTGCAAATTTGTAAATGGCTGGGCGCATCGCTTGTTGATCCTACTAATTGGCACATAGCCGAAAACTGGTGTCCACGTATACCAACTATTGTAGATCAAGCATGGGTTATTACTAATCCATTTGGATTTTATCCCATCATTCATACCGACTCATTGGCGGTGTGCAAGGTGTTAAAGATTTATACCAATGCCTCGGTTACCTGCAATGCACCAGATAAATTTAATGCTCAAAGTTTAGGCAGTCTCACGGTGGCAAGTGATGTTTACTTGGGGACATACACAAACGATAATGGAAAAATAATAGTAAAAAGCAGCTATCAGGATACGGTTAAAATTCCAAATGTAACATCAGCTAGTTATACCTTTGCGAATGGATTAAACACCATATTCCCGGGAAACAAAACAGATGCACGTTATCAATTACACTTAACAGCCTTACAATTATCAACCCTCTATGGAATGAAGAATGGGGATTATATCAATCAAATAATTATACCCGTTCGAAAAAATTCGATTGCGCCTTATAGCAATTTCAAAATCAGGTATTACACTATTCCAGCGGGATCGTATGCCTTTCCTATAACCTATACAGCAGGCACCGAGTTTTTAGTGAATACAGCAGCAACCACATTACCTCTGGGCCTTACAGCAGTTGCAAATGGACCATTTAATTTTTTCCAGTCTGCGGCATATAGTACCACAGGAAATAATGTAACCTGGACCGACCATGTTTTTCCAAATCAATTTGCTCCCTTTATTTGGGATGGCATTTCTGACATTATTCTTGATATTAGTTTTAATAATCTGGGTAATGTATACCCTAGTGGTTCTTCGATTGCACAGCCAGACTATGTGCCTCTTTTTTATTCTGGATTAGGCACCAAGCGCGTGGGCATTATAACTGCTTTGGGCGTAGCCGGTACACCTAATGGAAATGTATTTGCCGGAATAGTTGCCGGCAATAATGTTTTTCTTGAAACCAATGTTGCGTTAGGAACTGTGCTTGCTTACACGGTTCTTGGTGTCACTTCCGATTATCAGCCTGCTATAAAGTTTTTAATATCCAATCGCTATAGTCGTTTCCCAATTACAGTTGGAGGCACATGGTACAATTATAACCCTGTGGCAGGTCCTCCTGCATTTACACAAGGCTTAAGCACTGTTACCTTTACGCAACATCCTAACGGAATTCAAAATATAGACAGCATTGCGGGCACGCAAGCTACCCGCTTTGATCAATTGGTTATTGATGATACTTCAGGAGTTAGACTTGCTGTTTGGACCATTACACCCGGTCTTACAGCAGGTATAGTAGATAGTTTGTTATACTTGCGCAGAGGACGATTTGACCTAAATGCCTATACCATCGATATCGATAATAAATTAACCACGGCTATTCGCGATACTAACGATATTGGATTATCGAGAGGGTATATATTGAGCGAAAATACGCTTAACCGAAGCAGGGTAAAATGGAAAACAGGAACAACTCCTGTATTAAGTGCACAGAAATACAAAATCCCCTTTGGCACACTTACCGGATTGCGAATTCCGCTAACGGTACAAATAGATAGTGGATATATTGGCGACCTTACGGTGTCTACGTATGGAACTAACATAGCCAATTTGCCCTACCCCAGCACGCCTGATGTGGTTGGCAATATGTGTGTAATTAACGCCTCCAATGATGCATTGAATGCTGCCGATCGCTTTTGGCAATTGGATGTAAGTTCTGTCAACACCTCGCGCCAATCGCTTGAATTTATGTACCAGCCTTCGGAGTTAACCAATGGCCTAACACCTGCCCTGGAAGCACGCAGATATAATAAGTTAGCTGCCGGACTATGCGGTACCGGTGCATGGCAAAGTGCTAGCGCTTCGGGAAGCCCACAAACGTATACTGCTAGTGTTAACTGCTTTGGTTGTACCAATGCTGTCAATGCTGTTCAAGTTCAGAATGTATATACTTTTAGTCCATGGATTGTGTTCAAAGGACCTGACCCTCTTGGGGTGCAATTACTAAGTTTTGATGCACGATTAATCAATAATCAAAAAGTAAAAATTGATTGGATTGCAACGGATGATAAAGATGTAAGTCATTACGATGTATTAAAAGCACGCCCGGGTAAGGAATACGAAGTACTTACTACCCAAGCCCCTTATCGTAAATGGATGAATGAATATACCGCATGGGATTATCATCCTGAAGCTGGGTTGCAGTACTACAAATTAAAAGTGAATAAAATGAGTGGCGAAAGCCAGTACAGTAAAATTGTACCCATAGAATTATCAGGCGGCTTATTCAGTATAAATTATGCTATGTATAGTTTAGTTGACAATCAACTGCACGTAGAGTTTGCCTATAGCAACCTTGAACCTATTGCTATTAAAATTATTAATGAGATGGGTCAGTTAATTTACCGGCAAGATGGTATATCTACTGATAGCGGAGTTAATTTAATTTCTGTAAATGCATTATTATCAAACGGAATTTACATTGTAACTATTAGTAACAACACAGAGCAACGAACTTCAAAATTTGTTGTAACCAGATAA
- the apaG gene encoding Co2+/Mg2+ efflux protein ApaG, with product MIAALTRGIKVSVETFFQPAQSNARIHQFVFAYRITIENISEDTVCLRRRHWSIIDADGRKREVEGEGVVGEQPVIYPGKKYQYTSGCNLFYEIGKMYGNYRMENLNTSDFFDVKIPEFIMVAPFKLN from the coding sequence ATGATAGCAGCACTTACAAGAGGAATTAAAGTAAGCGTAGAGACATTTTTTCAACCGGCACAAAGCAATGCCCGCATACATCAGTTTGTATTTGCTTACCGCATTACTATTGAGAATATAAGCGAAGATACTGTGTGCTTGCGCAGGAGGCATTGGAGTATTATTGATGCCGATGGCCGCAAGCGCGAGGTTGAAGGCGAAGGTGTAGTAGGGGAGCAGCCGGTTATTTATCCCGGAAAAAAATATCAGTACACCAGTGGCTGCAATTTATTTTACGAAATCGGAAAAATGTATGGTAACTATCGTATGGAAAATTTAAACACCTCCGATTTTTTTGATGTAAAAATTCCTGAATTTATAATGGTCGCGCCATTTAAACTGAATTGA
- a CDS encoding PhoH family protein, with translation MAEHTLTIDLDNPVDFYGSNDSNLTLLRNKFPALKIIARGNELRILGEDALAEACIKEIEGWLKLYQQTGSVVLEPNDGDWVGDDAKAGTAKQMTNGSHVLVYGPNGLVVKARTANQMRMVESNEVNDIVFAIGPAGTGKTYTAVALAVRALKNKEIRRIVLCRPAVEAGENLGFLPGDLKEKIDPYLRPLYDALFDMIPGEKLKSMIENGIIEVAPLAFMRGRTLDNAFVILDEAQNATQSQLKMFLTRMGPSAKFIVTGDTTQIDLPRNQPSGLVQALQLLQGIKGIDVIYLNEQDVVRHRLVKQIIMAYGKTNNEK, from the coding sequence ATGGCCGAACATACACTTACCATTGACCTTGACAACCCTGTAGACTTTTATGGCAGCAACGATAGCAACCTAACGCTGTTGCGAAACAAATTTCCAGCATTAAAAATTATAGCCCGTGGAAATGAATTGCGCATTTTGGGAGAAGATGCCCTTGCCGAGGCATGCATCAAGGAAATTGAAGGGTGGCTTAAATTGTACCAACAAACCGGCAGTGTGGTGCTTGAGCCGAACGATGGCGACTGGGTTGGCGATGATGCAAAAGCTGGCACGGCAAAGCAGATGACCAACGGTAGTCATGTGCTGGTATATGGACCCAATGGTTTGGTTGTAAAGGCGCGAACGGCAAACCAAATGCGTATGGTAGAAAGCAATGAGGTTAATGATATTGTGTTTGCCATAGGCCCTGCAGGTACAGGAAAAACATATACCGCTGTTGCATTAGCCGTACGTGCATTAAAGAATAAGGAAATACGCAGAATTGTTCTTTGCCGGCCGGCAGTAGAGGCGGGCGAAAACCTTGGTTTTTTACCTGGCGATTTAAAAGAAAAAATTGACCCTTACCTGCGTCCACTTTACGATGCTTTGTTTGATATGATTCCGGGCGAAAAACTGAAGTCCATGATCGAAAATGGAATTATAGAAGTAGCACCGCTGGCTTTTATGCGGGGTCGCACCCTCGATAATGCTTTTGTTATACTTGACGAAGCACAAAATGCTACCCAGTCGCAACTCAAAATGTTTTTAACACGCATGGGGCCATCTGCTAAGTTTATAGTCACTGGCGACACTACCCAAATTGATTTGCCCCGCAACCAGCCAAGTGGTCTTGTACAAGCATTGCAATTGCTGCAAGGAATAAAAGGCATAGATGTAATTTATTTGAATGAACAGGATGTTGTGCGGCATCGTCTGGTTAAACAAATAATAATGGCGTACGGAAAAACTAATAACGAAAAGTAG
- a CDS encoding MBL fold metallo-hydrolase: MKVTLLGTGTSQGVPVIACDCVVCTSADARDKRLRTAALLQQDDTTVVIDAGPDFRQQMLRAQVKKIDAILITHEHKDHLAGLDDVRAFNFINKTTVKVYAHERVQEEIKREFRYAFDGNNYPGLPQIELHDLNSFVSIQIGSIRITPIEVLHHQLPVMGFVCDNFAYVTDANFIGQKAMDILKNKKHLVLNALRKEKHISHFNLAEALDVISILHPESAYLTHLSHQMGLHTDLENILPSGVLAAYDGMIIENA, encoded by the coding sequence TTGAAAGTAACTTTGCTTGGTACGGGAACATCGCAGGGAGTACCTGTAATAGCATGCGACTGTGTGGTATGCACATCGGCCGATGCGCGTGATAAGCGTTTGCGCACTGCTGCCCTGCTACAACAAGATGATACGACTGTTGTCATAGATGCCGGCCCCGACTTCAGGCAACAAATGCTTAGGGCACAAGTAAAAAAAATAGATGCCATTCTTATTACGCATGAACACAAAGACCACCTTGCCGGATTAGATGATGTGCGCGCTTTTAATTTTATAAATAAAACTACTGTAAAGGTGTATGCACACGAGCGCGTGCAAGAAGAAATTAAACGTGAGTTTCGATATGCATTTGATGGTAATAATTATCCCGGCTTACCTCAAATCGAATTGCATGACCTTAATTCGTTTGTAAGCATACAAATTGGTTCAATACGTATAACCCCAATTGAAGTATTGCATCATCAATTACCGGTGATGGGTTTTGTTTGTGATAATTTTGCATATGTTACCGATGCCAATTTTATAGGGCAAAAGGCAATGGATATATTAAAGAACAAAAAGCACCTTGTGTTAAACGCCTTACGAAAAGAAAAACATATATCACATTTTAACTTAGCTGAGGCGTTGGATGTTATTTCAATTTTACATCCTGAAAGTGCTTATCTTACTCACCTAAGTCACCAAATGGGTTTACATACTGACTTGGAAAATATTTTGCCTTCCGGAGTGTTAGCTGCCTATGATGGTATGATTATTGAAAATGCCTGA
- a CDS encoding phosphoribosylaminoimidazolesuccinocarboxamide synthase — protein sequence MELITKTNFIFDKDQTVYHGKVRDVYSIGDMLIMIASDRISAFDVILPRAIAYKGQVLNQTATYFLNASKPLVPNWLIESPDPNVAIGYKCKPFKIEMVVRGYLAGHAWRTYQSGLRTLCGVALPEGLRENDRLPRPIITPTTKSNHGHDQDISADEIIRKQLATKQQYEQLEAYALNLFELGSRMAQQQGLLLVDTKYEFGILNNQILLMDEIHTPDSSRYFYKAGYEDRQSKGEIQEQLSKEFLRQWLIANEFQGLQGQTIPTMTDAVCNEVSARYIKLYQTITGQLLQPRDYTQWHTAIEANVMDALKRLS from the coding sequence ATGGAACTAATTACCAAGACCAATTTTATATTTGATAAAGATCAAACGGTGTATCACGGCAAAGTGCGTGACGTATATAGTATAGGTGACATGTTAATTATGATAGCAAGCGACCGCATTAGTGCATTTGATGTGATATTGCCGCGAGCTATTGCCTACAAAGGTCAAGTATTAAATCAAACGGCCACTTATTTTTTAAATGCAAGCAAGCCACTAGTGCCTAACTGGTTAATAGAAAGCCCTGACCCTAATGTGGCCATTGGATACAAGTGCAAACCATTTAAAATAGAAATGGTGGTGCGCGGTTATCTGGCAGGTCATGCATGGCGCACCTATCAAAGTGGCTTACGCACTTTGTGTGGAGTGGCTTTGCCCGAAGGGTTAAGAGAAAACGATAGATTGCCAAGGCCCATTATTACTCCTACAACTAAAAGCAATCATGGTCACGATCAGGATATTTCGGCAGATGAAATAATCAGGAAGCAGTTAGCAACCAAACAACAATACGAGCAATTGGAAGCCTATGCGTTAAATTTATTTGAGCTTGGAAGCCGTATGGCACAGCAACAGGGATTATTGTTGGTTGATACCAAATATGAGTTTGGCATTCTCAATAATCAGATATTATTAATGGATGAAATTCATACACCCGACTCATCGCGTTATTTTTATAAAGCCGGATATGAAGACCGACAAAGCAAAGGCGAAATTCAAGAGCAATTGTCTAAGGAATTTTTACGCCAATGGTTAATTGCAAATGAGTTTCAGGGCCTGCAAGGCCAAACCATACCAACAATGACAGATGCTGTATGCAACGAAGTATCGGCTCGTTATATAAAACTATACCAAACCATTACCGGGCAGTTACTTCAGCCAAGGGATTATACCCAGTGGCATACAGCCATAGAAGCCAATGTTATGGATGCATTAAAGCGATTATCCTAA
- a CDS encoding SAM-dependent chlorinase/fluorinase — MSSIITLTSDWGTDDYFVAAFKGQLLRFVPSATVIDISHHINPFDIMHAAYILRNSYKFFADNTIHLIGVDCIRVKTVDAAGNFPRRIVAVEKNNQIFIGPDSGLFNNLFTDGYDYAYEMISYRELNRLKLNEFFISCCYKLLRGEKLIEIGNITDSLMISYPRTPSRTGDGIAGHVEFIDRFGNAITNISQRFFEENCNEREFELFINSKISINKFSQYYDEEETGEVVAMWNSSGVLELALNTGRMDKLIGLKKDSTIRIVFK; from the coding sequence ATGTCATCCATTATCACATTAACTTCCGACTGGGGTACCGATGATTATTTTGTGGCTGCCTTCAAAGGACAGTTGTTGCGTTTTGTACCCTCAGCCACGGTAATCGATATTTCGCATCATATCAATCCGTTTGATATAATGCATGCTGCATATATTCTTCGAAACTCGTATAAGTTCTTTGCAGACAATACCATTCACCTGATTGGTGTAGATTGTATACGAGTAAAAACGGTGGATGCTGCAGGAAATTTTCCTCGGAGAATTGTTGCGGTAGAAAAAAATAATCAAATTTTTATTGGCCCCGATAGTGGCCTTTTTAATAATTTATTTACTGACGGATATGATTATGCTTATGAAATGATATCGTACCGTGAGTTAAACCGACTTAAGCTAAACGAATTTTTCATATCATGCTGTTATAAACTATTGCGAGGCGAAAAATTAATCGAAATAGGCAATATCACTGATAGCCTGATGATTTCTTATCCTCGCACTCCAAGTCGCACTGGTGATGGTATTGCCGGTCATGTAGAATTTATTGACCGCTTTGGAAATGCGATAACCAATATTTCGCAACGTTTTTTTGAGGAGAACTGTAACGAAAGGGAATTCGAATTATTTATTAATTCGAAAATTTCGATCAATAAATTTTCGCAGTATTATGATGAGGAGGAAACGGGCGAGGTTGTAGCAATGTGGAATAGTTCCGGAGTGCTTGAACTAGCTTTAAACACCGGAAGAATGGATAAACTGATTGGCCTTAAAAAAGACTCTACCATTCGTATCGTATTCAAATGA
- a CDS encoding tetratricopeptide repeat protein has translation MKKEIKKVQKPKVAATTAKNSASSVTWLLGILLVCTFIAFMPSLKNELTNWDDPTYINDNPLIRELSAENIKTIFSKPYFANYQPLHILSYAIEYSMFGLSPKGYHLVSMLMHLIAVVLVFYFIKKLNIHDYVALAVAAAFALSPMRTESVCWASERKDLLYAIFFFAACISYINYLNAGSIARQYLLTCIFFLLAVMSKAMAVSFVPIMVLLDIYYTRKPDIKMILDKVFFVALSIVFGLISVQASASEGSIDTTNKYSFVDRIFFASHNLMMYAVKSIIPFMQSSFYPYPVKDEGGIAAYYYIAALFPVVLAFLFFYFYKKEKLISFSIGFFVATLALVLMLIPVGPTIFSERYTYISSVAVYLVLFYLLHKYLSKQLFVATTMLAAIVFAVLTYNRCAVWKDSITLWTDATQKYPTAGLALNNLGDACYKLGMIEEAEKHFTSSINANGEYAQAWFNRGNCRGQLNRIQDAYTDLNRSIALKKDYAEAYNKRGQALSIMGKPQEALKDYTKSLELKPNNPEVYYNLSLYWHGQQNTAEACRYLRMSLELHYTQAQKLFDDLCR, from the coding sequence ATGAAGAAGGAAATAAAGAAAGTGCAGAAACCCAAGGTTGCTGCAACTACTGCTAAAAATTCAGCATCATCGGTTACCTGGCTATTAGGCATATTATTGGTGTGCACTTTTATTGCTTTTATGCCTTCGCTCAAAAATGAACTGACCAATTGGGACGACCCTACCTATATTAATGATAATCCGCTCATACGTGAATTAAGTGCAGAAAATATCAAGACCATTTTTTCGAAACCCTATTTTGCAAACTATCAACCACTTCATATTCTATCGTATGCAATTGAATATAGTATGTTTGGCCTTAGCCCAAAGGGATACCATTTGGTTAGTATGCTCATGCACTTGATTGCTGTGGTTTTGGTTTTTTATTTTATTAAAAAACTTAACATACACGATTATGTAGCACTTGCCGTAGCTGCAGCTTTTGCTTTGTCGCCCATGCGCACCGAGTCAGTATGCTGGGCCAGTGAACGCAAAGATCTGCTATATGCAATTTTCTTTTTTGCAGCGTGTATATCGTATATCAATTATTTAAATGCCGGAAGCATAGCCAGGCAATACCTGCTAACCTGCATATTCTTTTTATTAGCAGTAATGAGCAAAGCAATGGCAGTATCATTTGTGCCGATAATGGTTTTGCTTGACATTTACTACACGCGCAAGCCCGATATTAAGATGATTCTAGACAAAGTTTTTTTTGTTGCACTTTCCATTGTTTTTGGTTTGATATCGGTACAGGCCTCTGCCAGCGAAGGTAGCATTGATACTACCAATAAATACAGTTTTGTTGATCGTATATTTTTTGCCTCGCACAACTTAATGATGTACGCTGTTAAAAGTATTATTCCCTTTATGCAATCTAGCTTTTATCCTTATCCTGTAAAAGATGAAGGAGGTATTGCCGCATACTATTACATAGCAGCTTTGTTCCCGGTGGTGTTGGCGTTTTTGTTTTTTTATTTTTATAAAAAGGAAAAACTAATTTCTTTCAGCATTGGCTTCTTTGTAGCTACCTTGGCTTTGGTGTTGATGTTAATACCGGTAGGGCCTACCATATTCAGCGAGCGATACACCTACATTTCATCTGTTGCTGTTTATCTGGTGCTCTTTTATTTGCTGCATAAGTATTTATCAAAACAACTATTTGTTGCAACCACCATGTTGGCTGCAATAGTATTTGCGGTGCTTACCTACAATCGTTGTGCAGTTTGGAAAGATAGTATTACACTATGGACAGATGCTACGCAAAAATATCCAACAGCAGGACTTGCGCTAAATAATCTGGGCGATGCTTGCTACAAGTTGGGCATGATTGAAGAGGCCGAAAAGCATTTTACTTCTTCAATTAATGCAAATGGAGAATATGCGCAGGCATGGTTTAACCGCGGTAATTGTCGTGGACAGCTTAACCGCATACAAGATGCATACACTGATTTGAACCGTTCTATTGCATTAAAGAAAGATTATGCAGAGGCCTACAACAAGCGTGGACAGGCATTGAGCATTATGGGCAAACCACAAGAGGCGCTAAAGGACTATACCAAGTCGCTTGAACTAAAACCAAACAATCCGGAGGTGTACTATAACCTAAGCTTATATTGGCATGGGCAACAAAATACTGCCGAAGCATGCCGGTATTTAAGAATGAGTCTGGAGCTACACTATACGCAGGCACAAAAATTATTCGATGACTTATGCAGGTAA
- a CDS encoding antibiotic biosynthesis monooxygenase: MIVRVVKLTIQPQLLTQFLDIYLQSQENIKHFEGCVELNVFHDYEKPNILFTISKWEHVNHLEAYRNSPFFKKVWTAVKPMFAAPAIANTLTSFS, encoded by the coding sequence ATGATTGTACGTGTAGTTAAATTAACCATACAGCCACAGTTGCTTACACAGTTTCTGGATATTTATCTTCAGTCGCAAGAAAATATTAAACACTTTGAAGGGTGTGTGGAGTTAAATGTTTTTCATGACTATGAAAAACCAAATATACTTTTTACCATAAGTAAGTGGGAGCATGTAAACCATCTTGAAGCTTATCGTAATTCGCCCTTCTTTAAAAAAGTGTGGACTGCCGTAAAACCCATGTTTGCAGCACCGGCTATAGCTAATACGCTAACGTCCTTTAGCTAA
- a CDS encoding OsmC family protein, whose protein sequence is MTIKTVYEGELRTKAMHLKSGEIIITDAPPDNHGKGEAFSPTDLLCASLGSCMLTIAGIAARTHGFNIDNTQLNITKIMANDPRRVAEVICEFRFPHNQYSLKEKLIIERSIHSCPVSKSLHADLKQTVIIHFTE, encoded by the coding sequence ATGACTATCAAAACAGTATACGAGGGCGAATTGCGCACCAAGGCAATGCATCTTAAGTCGGGCGAAATAATTATTACCGATGCACCACCTGACAATCATGGTAAGGGCGAAGCCTTTTCGCCAACCGATTTGCTTTGCGCATCATTGGGTAGTTGCATGCTTACTATTGCTGGCATTGCAGCCCGTACCCATGGCTTTAATATAGACAATACACAACTTAACATAACCAAGATAATGGCAAACGATCCGCGCAGAGTTGCCGAAGTCATTTGTGAGTTTCGCTTTCCTCACAATCAGTATAGCTTGAAGGAGAAATTAATAATTGAACGGAGCATACATAGCTGTCCGGTGAGCAAAAGCTTGCATGCTGACTTGAAGCAAACCGTTATCATACATTTTACAGAATAG